The following is a genomic window from Halodesulfovibrio marinisediminis DSM 17456.
GTTCTTTAAATTCTTCGCGCATCTTCGCCATTACTGGACTTGAATCAAAGAAAATATGTGCAGCCTGGTAGTTCTCAAAAAGGAAAGGTACGTTTGTCGCAAAAATTTCAGGAAAGACAGTTTCCATACCACCAAAAGACGCAACGTTAATCATTGGGTCTGTCATTACCTGTTCCATGCGTTGTTGCTCATTGCCAAGTTGGCTGTTTGGGAACAGTTCAATAGTGATGGAAGAGTTGGTCTCTTTTTCTACAAGTTTCTTGAAGCTAGTAGCAAAAACATGAACGGCATTATCTTCAGCAGAAGCTGGGCCATTGTAGCTCATCTTAATGTTTGTTCCTGCCAATACAGCGGTAGGAATTGTGAGAATAAGAAAGCCCACTAATATTGAGCGTCGGATTGATCTCCATGAGAGTTCATTTAATGTCATTCCATCCTCCGAAGTTAACTGTAGCGTCTGTCTTGAAAATTGCCTCGTAACCAACAACTTACAATAACACTTTATATAGTATCTGTTCTAAAAAAGAATCTGTATGTCAATGAGTTAGAAAAAAATGCTATTCATCTCTTAGCACGCTCAAGACATCGATATTAGAGGCAACCCATGCAGGATATGCTCCGGCTAGGACGCCGAGCAGGCAGGAGCCGATGGCTGCACCGACAATGAGGATGGGTTTGTATACGTAGGGAAACCCTGCAACGTAGTAGATGACGGTAATAAGGACGAGGGCGACCAGAGCCCCCAGTGTTCCGCCAATTCCGGATAGTAGACTTGATTCAAGTAAAAATTGAGTCATGATGGCGCTACGGCGGGCACCAATGGCGCGTCGGATACCGATTTCCATTTTTCGTGTCTGTACAAGCAGGATCATGATGGAAAGAACCCCCATCGTACCGACAGAAAAAGAGATCGACGAGCTCATGAGTCCCAGTAGCCATACAAGCTGTAATGCCTGAGTTTTCAGCGCTGAGAGATCCTTAGGTGAAATGATAAGAAAGTCTTCATCGGCCTTTCGTTTGACCTTGTGTTGTTTCACCATAATCGCAATTGCAGTTAGTTTTGCAGCTGCCTCATCCTTGTCTGAGTACATGGTCATAAAGACTCCGGATACCCAGTCCTGATTCGACATTCTACGCATGTACGTTGTGATCGGGACATACACCTGCTCATCTTGATCTGTTCCGGCAAGATCACGCCCGCGTTTAGGCATAACGCCGATAACGCGTAGGTTTGTAAGATTATATCGGACTATTTTT
Proteins encoded in this region:
- a CDS encoding ABC transporter permease, which encodes MLNSLRIALRSLATHKLRSALAMLGVFLGTLALTGVLHVSEAFKAQAQVEIDKLGPNLLVALAGQPTFRRNGELRFGRVTTTFKMEDVDALLENNPYVKQGTPFVTKDSTITYRRNTVNSQLIAVNADFPAIRAAPVTLGSFFTKQDVEQRAKVCVLGFTIANKLFKHHTQALGKIVRYNLTNLRVIGVMPKRGRDLAGTDQDEQVYVPITTYMRRMSNQDWVSGVFMTMYSDKDEAAAKLTAIAIMVKQHKVKRKADEDFLIISPKDLSALKTQALQLVWLLGLMSSSISFSVGTMGVLSIMILLVQTRKMEIGIRRAIGARRSAIMTQFLLESSLLSGIGGTLGALVALVLITVIYYVAGFPYVYKPILIVGAAIGSCLLGVLAGAYPAWVASNIDVLSVLRDE